The Rubricoccus marinus nucleotide sequence CGAGGTGAAACGCCGAGCCCGCCCTTGATGCAAACCGCCTCTGGCGCGGCAGGGCGCCAGAGGCGGAAAAAGCCGGCGAGGCTCGTGCTGTGCCGGAGGGCTAGGCGGTCTCGCGCGTGGCCTGGTCGAGCGCCTCGAACACGTCGTCGGGCATCTCGATCTCGGCAGCGGCGGTGTTCTCCTCCAGGTGCTTCACGCTGGACGTGCCGGGAATGGGCAACATCACCGGCGAACGCTTGAGCAGCCACGCGAGCGCGACCTGGCTGTGCGTGGCGCCGAGCGAGTCGGCAGCGTCTTGGAGCACATCGGACTCGGAGAGTTTGCCGGCGTTGAGCGGGTACCACGGGATAAAGCCGATGCCCTCCTTGTCGCAGAAGTCGACCACGTCCTCATGCTTGCGCTGGCCGAGGTTGTACTCGTTCTGGACCGTGACCACGTTCAGACCGGCCTCTTGCGCGGCTTGGATCTCCTCTACGCCGACCTCGCTGAGGCCGATGCGTGCCACGAGGCCGTCGTCTACGAACTCCTTGAGCACGTCGAACTGCTCACCGCGGTCCACATCCGGGTCGATGCGGTGAAGCTGGTAGAGCGGGATCGTGTCCATTTTGAGGCGGCGGAGCGACATGTGGACCGCCTGACGCAGGTAGTCCGGCTTGCCGAGCGGGTGCCACTTGCCAGGGCCGGTGCGCAAGAGGCCGCCTTTGGTGGCGATGGTGACGCCGTCGTAGGGCGCGAGGGCCTCGGCGATGAGGTCCTCCGACACGAACGGGCCGTAGGAGTCGGCGGTATCGATAAAGTCGATGCCGAGTTCGACCGCGCGGCGGAGGACGGCGAGCGCGGTGTCGTGGTCGTCGGGTGCGCCCCAGATGCCCTCGCCGGTGATGCGCATCGCGCCGTAGCCGAGGCGGTGGACCGTGAGGCCATCGCCGAGATCGAAGGTGCCGGAGGCGTGTGCGGGGAGAGAAGCCATGTCGAGAAGGGAGTGTGTTCAGCCCATTGAATGCCCGCGGCCTGCGGCGGGTTCGGGACGCACCGTCTCCTCACGGATGCGCCAGAGGCGTCCCACCCATGCGAGGCAGACGTGTCTTCGAGAGGGGTCCGATCCAGCGGTCTGGCTCCCACGGCCCGTCCCGATACGACTCCGCCCCGCCAGAGGCCTCTGGCGGGGCGGAGAGATCAGGCGAACCGGTTTACTGGCCGTCCGCCTGGCGCTGGAAGCTGCGAAGCATCCAGAGGTGCTTCTCCAGTTCGTGCGCAGTGCCGATCAAAAGGTCCTGCGTCACGGAGTCCCCCGCGTCGCCGGTCTCCGTGACCCGCATCTCGATGCGCTCGATAACGGTCATGTAGCGCTCGGAGAGGATCTTGGGCACGTTGTAGTCCGCGAGCAAGCCCTCTGGGAAGGCGTCGAGGCCGTCGCC carries:
- a CDS encoding aldo/keto reductase, yielding MASLPAHASGTFDLGDGLTVHRLGYGAMRITGEGIWGAPDDHDTALAVLRRAVELGIDFIDTADSYGPFVSEDLIAEALAPYDGVTIATKGGLLRTGPGKWHPLGKPDYLRQAVHMSLRRLKMDTIPLYQLHRIDPDVDRGEQFDVLKEFVDDGLVARIGLSEVGVEEIQAAQEAGLNVVTVQNEYNLGQRKHEDVVDFCDKEGIGFIPWYPLNAGKLSESDVLQDAADSLGATHSQVALAWLLKRSPVMLPIPGTSSVKHLEENTAAAEIEMPDDVFEALDQATRETA